One window of the Fusobacterium perfoetens genome contains the following:
- a CDS encoding OmpP1/FadL family transporter produces the protein MNLRKFGLITLIAALGTTAFGASIDHIQNYTAEYNANMAQQAAISPTTSAYYNPAGIMRLENGTYFTGGVQLAFGKETMKYHTNKGDGGEYSADLLAPIPNFALIKKQDDRAFFWTFGGIAGGGDLEYKDGVAGIKVLEDAIPGMTYNLLNAKDKGSWAEGENMYAQTTIGTAWNINNKLSMSVAGRVVYGWRNLKANLNADLTGVIPNGAMDNNTGMNLPVNENLRADIDSERTAWGFGGQIGLNYAYNDTWNFAMRYDTKVKMEFEADATSDKLHFAQTSPVGGLLGNKGFENFFPQYADGAKHRRDLPAILAVGASQKVTDKWTMFYGANYYFNESAKIDKDVKYRDLLTNKIKSTGLEYDNGWEISVGTEYWLNEKWAVLGGVNYAKTGAPKESYMDVEYALDSFLVGFGVKYRPNEDTEWVVSTSHYFYEATDGDFREKYAGVENAQRYDKNISSIGFSYTKKF, from the coding sequence ATGAATTTAAGAAAATTTGGACTTATTACACTGATTGCTGCTCTTGGAACTACAGCTTTTGGTGCATCAATAGACCACATTCAAAACTATACAGCTGAGTACAATGCAAATATGGCTCAGCAGGCTGCAATCAGCCCTACTACTTCTGCATATTATAACCCTGCAGGAATTATGAGACTTGAAAATGGAACTTACTTTACTGGAGGAGTTCAGCTTGCATTTGGTAAAGAAACTATGAAATACCATACAAATAAAGGAGATGGAGGAGAATATTCTGCTGATTTATTAGCTCCTATTCCAAACTTTGCTTTAATTAAAAAACAAGATGACAGAGCATTCTTCTGGACATTTGGTGGAATTGCAGGGGGAGGAGACCTAGAATATAAAGATGGTGTTGCAGGAATAAAAGTTTTAGAAGATGCTATTCCTGGAATGACATATAATCTTCTTAATGCAAAGGATAAAGGTTCTTGGGCAGAGGGAGAAAATATGTATGCTCAAACTACTATAGGTACTGCATGGAATATTAATAATAAACTTTCAATGTCTGTTGCAGGTAGAGTAGTTTATGGTTGGAGAAATTTAAAAGCTAATTTAAATGCTGATTTAACTGGAGTAATTCCTAATGGAGCTATGGATAATAATACTGGCATGAACTTACCTGTTAATGAAAACCTTAGAGCTGATATTGATTCTGAAAGAACTGCATGGGGATTTGGAGGACAGATTGGTTTAAACTATGCTTATAATGATACATGGAATTTTGCAATGAGATATGATACTAAAGTAAAAATGGAATTTGAAGCTGATGCAACTTCTGATAAATTACATTTTGCTCAAACTTCACCTGTAGGTGGATTATTAGGAAATAAAGGATTTGAAAACTTTTTCCCTCAATATGCTGATGGAGCAAAACATAGAAGAGATTTACCAGCTATTTTAGCTGTGGGAGCTTCACAAAAAGTTACAGATAAATGGACAATGTTCTATGGAGCAAACTATTACTTTAACGAATCAGCTAAAATTGATAAAGATGTAAAATATAGAGATTTATTAACTAATAAAATAAAATCTACTGGACTTGAATATGATAATGGTTGGGAAATATCTGTTGGTACCGAATACTGGCTAAATGAAAAATGGGCTGTACTTGGTGGAGTAAACTATGCTAAAACTGGAGCTCCTAAAGAATCTTATATGGATGTAGAATATGCACTTGATTCTTTCTTAGTTGGATTTGGGGTTAAATATAGACCAAATGAAGATACTGAATGGGTTGTATCAACAAGTCATTACTTCTATGAAGCAACAGATGGAGACTTTAGAGAAAAATATGCCGGTGTTGAAAATGCTCAAAGATATGATAAAAATATTTCTTCAATTGGATTCAGCTATACTAAAAAATTCTAG